A genome region from Plasmodium vinckei vinckei genome assembly, chromosome: PVVCY_07 includes the following:
- a CDS encoding alpha/beta hydrolase, putative: MTQEYKVEIKDNDTDMVGIEELKKGDNCKNENEQPENNNTNEHAENNNTNEQAENNNTNEQAENSNTNEQAENSNTNEHAENNNTNEKRTYKTIFKNIISPKNDNMCYDAKDVDGKKMKKKKSKNKNSDKNEDKSKMDEKFITYKIPKYLRKRNIKCPFIYKEVFYGKYGIVNYDLQGSNKETLVITFHGLNGTNLTFLEIQKILIRYKFQVLNFDLYGHGLSACPKYSHKNKTYGIDFFLSQTEELLTHLNLLDRNFYLIGFSMGCIIATSFAKKYINQVKKIILISPVGALEKKPFLVKLLKIFPYIINISSFFMLPYLISKRNFKKKKNTNDMDSEDEALYYMYNRIMWQAFVKKNITHSILGCINNLKMWSSHETFKEVGLHHIPVLILCGDKDNICSLHVLKNTSNLFPNSHLIIFKNASHLVIVDKSREINSCVLIFFLSSNTTDLKSCQHLFPSGNIET; this comes from the coding sequence ATGACACAAGAATACAAAGTTGAAATAAAAGACAATGATACTGATATGGTAGGGATCGAAGAACTGAAGAAAGGAGACAATTgcaaaaatgaaaatgagcAACCTGAAAATAACAATACAAATGAACACgctgaaaataataatacaaatgaaCAAgctgaaaataataatacaaatgaaCAAGCTGAAAATAGCAATACAAATGAACAAGCTGAAAATAGCAATACAAATGAACATgctgaaaataataatacaaatgaaAAACGAACTTacaaaacaatttttaaaaatataatttcaccaaaaaatgataatatgtGCTATGATGCAAAGGATGTAGAtggtaaaaaaatgaaaaagaaaaagagcAAGAACAAGAATAGTGATAAGAATGAGGATAAATCAAAGATGGATGAAAAgtttattacatataagataccaaaatatttaagaaaaagaaatataaaatgtccatttatatataaagaagtATTTTATGGAAAATATGGGATAGTGAATTATGATTTACAAGGAAGTAATAAAGAAACTTTAGTTATAACTTTTCATGGATTGAATGGTACTAACttaacatttttagaaattcaaaaaatattaattcgATATAAATTTCAAGTTCTTAATTTTGATTTGTATGGACATGGATTATCTGCATGTCCAAAATATAgccataaaaataaaacatatggtattgatttttttttatctcaAACTGAAGAATTATTAAcacatttaaatttattagacagaaatttttatttgattggCTTTTCTATGGGATGTATTATTGCTACTAGTtttgcaaaaaaatatattaaccaagttaaaaaaattattttaatatcacCTGTTGGGgctttagaaaaaaaaccatttttagtaaaattattaaaaattttccCATACATAATTAACATATCCTCTTTCTTTATGCTACCATATCTTATTTCAAAACgaaatttcaaaaaaaaaaaaaataccaaTGATATGGATTCCGAAGATGAGGCACTCTATTATATGTACAACAGAATAATGTGGCAAGcttttgttaaaaaaaatattacacaTTCTATTTTAGGTTGTATTAATAACTTAAAAATGTGGAGTTCCCATGAAACATTTAAAGAAGTTGGTCTCCATCATATAcctgttttaattttatgcggagataaagataatatatgtagTCTACATGTACTTAAAAATACATCCAACCTTTTTCCTAATTCACatcttattatatttaaaaatgctTCTCACTTAGTTATTGTAGATAAAAGCAGAGAAATTAATTCATGtgttcttatatttttcttatccTCAAATACCACAGATTTGAAATCATGTCAACATTTGTTTCCAAGTGGTAATATAGagacataa